A genomic region of Papaver somniferum cultivar HN1 chromosome 7, ASM357369v1, whole genome shotgun sequence contains the following coding sequences:
- the LOC113296616 gene encoding U11/U12 small nuclear ribonucleoprotein 48 kDa protein-like has protein sequence MNPQNPYYNNPSFYFHPPPIPNYQNPNYFHPHQNHYHHLQQQQQPILPPNPSSSSTTFTTTNDLNTTLSILKDFINQAKSTLESLPDQIILKNSPDEFCCCPFNPNHKMLPEFLFHHFLICTSSPCVINLDILDSLHYPKSIKEKNNESIQPIEESNADVCFSIDNYLLDFRSNFFYKECPAVVCSSDFDTNERTFKLPRVLYKLCSDFSDKEDTKVERRECMKILPSEFWAMRTEMEVWHEFPVSYSYVVNTVCRSLGFAKECEILKWIIMNSPRYGIVIDLHMRDHIYMLFKLCMKAIEREAYRTYKLLLTGNEGDRELDLKSLRFDCPVLLEVMVWLSSQFTVLYGQVNGKLFSKELLKWCLLNAASSSLLRPLNEKGGTVCGKEGLDSGCVNDGKDLELVGSIACGNVKLEVPDENFILEVSVYESSVFVSQVTAAVSALHERSLLEEKIKGLRRAGSLPRSQLLKEHLYVSTRAIEERGKRPNYRPILEHDGLLWQRYQNKDSNKSKTREELLAEERDYKRRRMSYRGKKVKRSKTEVLRDIIEVHMNEIKQAGGIGCFVKGSAEAEVFPSGSISVHDMPVVDMLTSNRDSSEPSNRPEYGYEKQSYPHHSVSARAEFVTPKDHISRSSDATHSHLEQGYESQGQQDQERSIRKNKEDKEYRCRSPENYRSRRSYERHRHPDDQEESGISARKELGTPKDSISRSSDAKHSHTRQGYESHGHHESEDHKRSIRKNKQDKEYRSRSPESYRSRGSHERHRHQRERDDREGSRSSKYDKGSSVSSHRSRYHDSRSTSSVSNPATDLSGGKNDQISDINGYNKRRTSERYRSESVRENVIEDRYDPSGSNNRYEDANDDPPSHSQYARSDKSYDSK, from the exons ATGAATCCTCAAAATCCATATTACAACAACCCTTCTTTCTACTTCCACCCACCACCAATCCCTaattatcaaaaccctaattacttTCATCCTCATCAAAaccattatcatcatcttcagcagcagcaacaaccaaTTCTCCCACCAAAcccctcttcttcttctactacttttaCCACAACTAACGATCTCAACACAACATTATCAATTCTAAAAGACTTCATCAATCAAGCAAAATCAACACTAGAATCACTTCCTGatcaaattattctcaaaaattcaCCCGACGAGTTTTGTTGTTGCCCATTCAATCCTAATCATAAAATGCTTCCTGAGTTcttgtttcatcattttttaatTTGCACATCTTCTCCTTGTGTCATAAACCTTGATATTTTAGATTCTTTACATTACCCTAAATCGATTAAAGAGAAGAACAATGAATCTATTCAACCAATTGAAGAATCTAATGCTGATGTTTGTTTTTCTATAGATAATTATTTGTTGGATTTTAGGTCTAATTTCTTTTACAAAGAATGTCCTGCTGTTGTTTGTTCTTCGGATTTTGATACTAATGAAAGAACGTTTAAGCTTCCGCGGGTTTTATATAAGTTATGTTCTGATTTTAGTGATAAAGAGGATACCAAGGTGGAACGGAGAGAGTGTATGAAGATTCTTCCTTCGGAATTTTGGGCGATGAGAACTGAAATGGAGGTATGGCATGAGTTTCCGGTTTCGTATTCATATGTTGTGAATACAGTTTGTCGGTCTTTAGGATTTGCTAAAGAATGTGAAATATTGAAATGGATTATTATGAATTCGCCTCGTTATGGTATTGTTATTGATTTGCACATGAGGGATCACATATATATGTTATTCAAACTTTGTATGAAAGCAATTGAACGTGAAGCTTATCGGACGTATAAATTGCTGTTAACTGGAAATGAGGGAGATAGAGAATTGGATTTGAAGTCTCTACGGTTTGATTGTCCTGTTTTGCTTGAAGTTATGGTGTGGTTATCGTCTCAGTTTACGGTTTTGTATGGGCAAGTGAATGGAAAGTTGTTTTCTAAAGAATTGCTTAAGTGGTGTCTACTGAATGCTGCGTCTAGTTCGTTGTTACGTCCATTGAATGAAAAGGGGGGGACCGTTTGTGGGAAGGAAGGTTTAGATTCGGGATGTGTTAATGATGGTAAGGATTTGGAGTTGGTTGGATCAATAGCCTGTGGGAATGTCAAATTAGAAGTTCCAgatgaaaattttattttagaGGTTTCGGTTTATGAAAGCTCGGTGTTTGTGTCACAAGTTACAGCAGCAGTTTCTGCTTTGCATGAGAGATCGTTGCTTGAGGAGAAAATCAAGGGGTTAAGGCGTGCTGGTTCACTTCCCAGATCTCAGCT gctaaaggaacATTTATATGTGTCAACGAGGGCTATTGAGGAACGAGGGAAACGTCCTAATTATAGACCTATTCTAGAGCATGATGGACTTCTTTGGCAGCGTTATCAAAATAAG GACTCAAATAAGTCAAAGACCAGGGAGGAGCTGTTGGCCGAAGAAAGAGATTACAAACGCCGAAGAATGTCATATCGTGGGAAGAAAGTGAAGCGATCAAAAACAGAG GTTTTGCGGGATATAATCGAGGTGCACATGAATGAAATCAAACAAGCCGGTGGCATTGGGTGCTTTGTCAAAGGATCTGCAGAGGCCGAGGTGTTTCCATCTGGTTCAATATCTGTTCATGATATGCCTGTAGTTGATATGCTAACAAGCAATAGAGACTCATCTGAACCTAGCAACAGGCCTGAATATGGTTATGAGAAGCAATCTTATCCGCACCATAGTGTCTCTGCAAGAGCTGAGTTTGTCACACCTAAAGATCACATAAGCAGGAGCAGTGATGCAACACATTCACACTTGGAGCAGGGATATGAGTCTCAGGGTCAGCAGGATCAAGAGCGAAGTATCAGAAAGAATAAAGAAGATAAAGAGTACAGGTGTAGAAGTCCAGAAAATTACAGGAGTCGAAGATCATATGAGCGACATAGGCATCCAGATGACCAGGAAGAGAGTGGTATCTCTGCAAGAAAAGAGTTGGGTACACCTAAAGATAGCATAAGCAGGAGCAGTGACGCAAAGCATTCACACACCCGGCAGGGATATGAATCCCATGGTCACCATGAATCCGAGGATCACAAGagaagtattagaaagaacaaacaAGATAAAGAGTATAGGTCAAGAAGTCCAGAGAGTTACAGAAGTCGGGGATCCCATGAACGGCATAGGCACCAAAGGGAAAGAGATGACCGGGAAGGGAGTAGGAGTAGTAAATATGATAAAGGAAGCTCTGTGTCATCTCATAGATCCAGATATCACGATAGCAGATCCACATCGTCTGTCTCAAATCCTGCTACTGATTTAAGTGGGGGGAAGAATGATCAAATATCAGACATTAATGGTTACAACAAGAGGAGAACATCTGAAAGGTATAGATCAGAATCTGTAAGGGAAAATGTTATTGAGGATAGATATGATCCTTCAGGATCCAATAATCGCTATGAGGATGCCAATGACGACCCCCCTTCACACAGCCAGTATGCCAGGTCTGACAAATCATACGATTCTAAGTGA